A part of Kineosporia sp. NBRC 101731 genomic DNA contains:
- a CDS encoding TetR/AcrR family transcriptional regulator: MEKTGTTRTRNRRGEGGRLREEIIQAAIDLLDETGDERNLTLRSIARQAGIAAPSIYKHFPDQPAIMLAVVQSAFGELNASLRAADAGDDPRRRLESVCHAYLKFAQTHPERYRTMFGGLWVPTLGEGTSVTADDLGALGVESFDILTRVLVDCAAAGRSTSQDPATDAVALWLGLHGLAHQRAVTAAFPWPADIEHRLVAALAHLS, encoded by the coding sequence GTGGAGAAGACCGGGACGACCCGTACACGTAATCGCCGGGGTGAGGGCGGCCGCCTGCGCGAGGAGATCATCCAGGCCGCCATCGACCTGCTCGACGAGACCGGCGACGAGCGGAATCTGACGCTGCGCTCGATCGCCCGCCAGGCCGGTATTGCGGCACCGTCGATCTACAAGCATTTCCCCGACCAGCCGGCGATCATGCTCGCCGTCGTACAGAGCGCCTTCGGGGAGCTGAACGCATCCCTGCGGGCGGCGGACGCGGGGGACGACCCGCGTCGTCGGCTCGAGTCGGTCTGTCACGCGTACCTGAAGTTCGCGCAGACCCACCCCGAGCGCTACCGCACGATGTTCGGCGGGCTCTGGGTGCCGACACTGGGGGAGGGCACCTCGGTGACCGCGGACGACCTGGGCGCGCTGGGGGTGGAGAGCTTCGACATCCTCACCCGGGTGCTCGTCGACTGTGCCGCCGCGGGCCGATCGACCAGTCAGGACCCGGCCACCGACGCCGTCGCGTTGTGGCTCGGCCTGCACGGCCTGGCCCATCAGCGGGCCGTGACGGCGGCCTTCCCCTGGCCCGCCGACATCGAGCACCGGCTCGTCGCCGCGCTGGCCCACCTCTCCTGA
- a CDS encoding LysR family transcriptional regulator — protein MADLDLRRLRYFVTLAATLNYGQAAQTLHITQPALSRSISTLERELGVTLFERSRAGTKLTAAGELLRDEAQALLHSAQALQQRLRQADRESLTVGFMPGLILTPLVRHHDAPARGDLLELLLHRRRRLAGSGVGAPRKNWLTSPAIATTRRAWPLSTADRVIDG, from the coding sequence GTGGCTGATCTGGATCTGCGCCGGCTGCGGTACTTCGTGACGCTCGCCGCCACCCTGAACTACGGCCAGGCGGCGCAGACGCTGCACATTACCCAGCCTGCTCTCAGCCGGTCGATCAGCACTCTCGAACGAGAGCTCGGCGTCACGCTTTTCGAGCGCTCGCGAGCGGGGACGAAGCTGACCGCGGCCGGGGAGTTGTTGCGGGACGAGGCCCAGGCGCTGCTGCACTCGGCGCAGGCCCTGCAACAGCGTCTGCGCCAGGCCGATCGCGAGAGTCTGACCGTGGGTTTCATGCCCGGCCTGATCCTCACCCCGCTGGTGCGGCATCACGATGCCCCGGCCCGCGGCGACCTGCTCGAACTTCTCCTCCACCGACGGCGGCGCCTCGCAGGCAGTGGCGTAGGTGCGCCGAGAAAGAATTGGCTGACTTCACCGGCGATCGCCACGACGAGACGAGCATGGCCTCTATCGACCGCTGACCGGGTCATCGACGGATGA
- a CDS encoding DUF6036 family nucleotidyltransferase encodes MSSSSTEFTGHEMQRLLGLLDSSLQQRGIAAAVYVVGGAAIALSIESDRRTRDIDVLATSSAVLEEARKIAINEKLAPGWLNQAARPWIPAPSDLSAPEEPGLKVIYAPPEHLLAMKLIAMRRQDVPDIVALARRMEHAERHRRRVRRPARTRLRRCRFATAGAGRTLRGRTNRGPGEGRHRSPCGGGGTKPVISSVDDPVSGR; translated from the coding sequence ATGAGCAGCTCATCCACCGAATTCACCGGACACGAGATGCAGCGACTGCTCGGCTTGCTGGATTCCAGCCTGCAGCAGCGTGGAATTGCGGCAGCGGTTTACGTCGTCGGTGGTGCCGCCATTGCCCTATCTATCGAAAGCGACAGACGTACAAGAGATATTGACGTTCTGGCCACTAGTTCTGCGGTACTGGAGGAAGCCCGTAAGATCGCGATCAACGAAAAGCTTGCACCCGGTTGGCTCAATCAGGCGGCCCGCCCGTGGATTCCTGCACCCAGCGACCTATCGGCACCCGAAGAGCCAGGTCTCAAAGTTATTTACGCGCCGCCCGAACACCTTCTCGCCATGAAGCTCATTGCCATGCGCAGGCAAGATGTTCCGGACATCGTCGCCTTGGCGCGCCGGATGGAACATGCTGAACGCCACCGCCGACGAGTACGCCGACCTGCTAGAACGCGTTTACGGAGATGTAGATTCGCTACAGCAGGTGCTGGGCGTACCTTACGAGGACGTACGAACCGAGGCCCTGGCGAGGGGCGCCATCGCAGTCCGTGCGGCGGAGGCGGTACGAAACCAGTGATTTCATCCGTCGATGACCCGGTCAGCGGTCGATAG
- a CDS encoding helix-turn-helix transcriptional regulator, whose protein sequence is MDSDHAAVCRGLNRALEASGLSQSAFAAALGTSPSRLSTYRSGRTVPSAAFYLRAQRIGAALGETLDNGWTTPPVVADAITKALAEPDEIWAFKLVLQARDHVHEALHTRPKLAGAWEAIPPSTDRPEWDVFLAAVMEHEFRSLSMEPPDWMQQAVLTEDWILDSPLLDEEGVRRSTPSWLALRRVYVSSRDLTTV, encoded by the coding sequence ATGGACTCCGATCACGCCGCCGTGTGCCGAGGACTGAACCGCGCTCTGGAAGCCAGCGGGTTAAGTCAGAGCGCTTTCGCGGCCGCGCTCGGTACCTCTCCTTCACGACTCTCGACGTACCGGTCCGGGCGAACGGTCCCGTCCGCGGCTTTCTACCTACGAGCGCAACGCATCGGTGCCGCCCTCGGGGAGACCCTGGACAACGGCTGGACAACTCCGCCGGTTGTTGCCGACGCCATCACGAAGGCCCTGGCCGAACCCGACGAGATCTGGGCCTTCAAACTGGTGCTACAGGCTCGTGACCACGTTCATGAAGCCCTCCACACACGTCCGAAACTGGCGGGAGCCTGGGAAGCGATACCGCCGAGCACCGACCGGCCGGAGTGGGACGTCTTTCTTGCCGCAGTGATGGAGCACGAGTTCCGCAGCCTCTCTATGGAGCCGCCGGACTGGATGCAGCAGGCCGTCCTCACCGAGGACTGGATCCTGGACAGTCCACTGCTCGACGAGGAAGGCGTCCGTCGTTCCACGCCCTCCTGGCTGGCCCTGCGCAGGGTCTATGTCTCGAGCCGAGATCTGACAACCGTTTGA
- a CDS encoding helix-turn-helix transcriptional regulator encodes MSNRDEVKAFLTSRRAKVTPEQVGLSMVNRGRRVPGLRRSEVADLAGVSVEYYAQLERGNLAGVSESVLDALSRALRLDEAERCHLLDLAAAAGPGRARRRKPIAAQVRPTVQRLLDLMPAVPAIINNAYLDTVAANDLGRALFAPVFDSSVRLHGGPVNHARFTFLDARAQDFWTDWERAADDAVASLRVEAGRNPYDKNLSGLVGELSTRSEAFRRRWAAHDVRLHQLGTKHFRHPAVGEMHLNFEVLELPADPGLLLVTFTAPAGSPDADALALLATWAATQNPSELPRQ; translated from the coding sequence GTGAGCAACCGTGACGAGGTCAAGGCGTTCCTCACCTCACGCCGGGCGAAGGTCACCCCGGAGCAGGTGGGGCTCAGCATGGTCAACCGTGGCCGCCGGGTGCCGGGGCTGCGGCGCAGCGAGGTCGCCGATCTGGCCGGGGTCAGCGTCGAGTACTACGCGCAGCTCGAGCGCGGGAACCTGGCCGGCGTGTCCGAAAGCGTGCTGGATGCCCTGAGCCGGGCGCTCCGCCTGGACGAGGCCGAACGGTGCCATCTGCTCGACCTCGCCGCAGCTGCCGGACCGGGCCGCGCCAGGCGCCGCAAACCGATCGCCGCCCAGGTCCGCCCCACGGTTCAGCGTCTGCTCGACCTGATGCCGGCGGTTCCGGCGATCATCAACAACGCCTATCTCGACACGGTGGCCGCCAACGACCTCGGCCGGGCGCTCTTCGCTCCCGTCTTCGACAGCTCCGTCCGGTTGCACGGTGGGCCGGTCAACCATGCCCGCTTCACATTCCTCGACGCCCGCGCCCAGGACTTCTGGACCGACTGGGAACGAGCCGCCGACGACGCCGTGGCTTCGTTACGCGTCGAGGCCGGCCGCAATCCCTACGACAAGAATCTCAGCGGTCTGGTCGGCGAACTGTCCACCCGCAGCGAGGCATTCCGGCGGCGCTGGGCCGCCCACGACGTCCGCCTGCACCAGCTCGGCACCAAGCACTTCCGGCATCCCGCGGTGGGCGAGATGCACCTGAACTTCGAGGTGCTGGAACTACCCGCCGACCCGGGCCTGCTCCTCGTCACCTTCACCGCCCCCGCCGGCAGCCCGGACGCCGACGCCCTCGCCCTCCTGGCCACCTGGGCCGCCACCCAGAACCCGAGCGAACTACCCCGTCAGTGA
- a CDS encoding DUF397 domain-containing protein codes for MLRTDGRWQKASTSARGRDCVQVRVDSRGVGIEVGDTKMSQALPFSFTHDEWRAFLDAVKAGEFDLAPSGCRPGH; via the coding sequence ATGCTCAGGACCGACGGCCGTTGGCAGAAGGCAAGTACCTCGGCCCGCGGCCGGGACTGCGTGCAGGTACGCGTCGACAGCCGAGGTGTCGGCATCGAGGTAGGCGACACGAAAATGAGCCAGGCCCTGCCCTTCTCCTTCACCCACGACGAATGGCGAGCCTTTCTCGACGCCGTCAAGGCCGGGGAATTCGATCTCGCGCCCTCCGGGTGCCGGCCGGGCCACTGA
- a CDS encoding helix-turn-helix transcriptional regulator translates to MVRITVALIDVSILVAPSRAVSSYLQTVAVGSTGKQVCILLGRQRRMNATDGAKGAQVKSNGTGRHVSLAQRQLSTKLREARERAGLTQGEVAELMGVHVMTVSRIENAHTPVKNGQVLEMARLYKMTD, encoded by the coding sequence GTGGTGCGCATTACCGTTGCACTGATTGATGTCAGCATCCTCGTTGCTCCCTCACGAGCGGTAAGTTCCTACCTACAGACCGTCGCAGTTGGGTCAACAGGAAAACAAGTATGCATTTTGTTGGGTCGGCAGCGCAGAATGAATGCCACGGATGGGGCCAAGGGGGCACAGGTGAAATCAAACGGGACCGGGCGGCACGTCTCACTCGCTCAGCGGCAGCTTTCGACGAAGCTGCGGGAAGCACGCGAACGAGCTGGGTTGACGCAGGGGGAGGTCGCCGAGCTCATGGGCGTTCATGTGATGACGGTGTCGCGGATCGAAAATGCGCATACGCCTGTGAAGAACGGTCAAGTTCTTGAGATGGCAAGGCTTTACAAGATGACCGATTAA
- a CDS encoding DUF5753 domain-containing protein, whose product MLVDLESATSGILDYAPEILPGLLQTPSYAEHLIGLAADVPADVRRQRLAYRLERQQRIFARADRPRLRFILHEAVLRARVPDPNLMPEQLAHLTRLSRQRGIEIRVWTYESGLHQWMSGAFTVLQSGDGKYPHVVYTENAVEGRYLDIPNQVEEYARLFGVIRRKTIPLKEFKE is encoded by the coding sequence ATGCTGGTCGACCTGGAGTCGGCAACGTCGGGCATCCTCGACTACGCACCGGAGATCCTGCCGGGTCTGCTGCAGACTCCCTCCTATGCGGAGCATCTGATCGGTCTGGCTGCCGATGTTCCTGCGGATGTCCGCCGCCAGAGGCTTGCCTACAGGCTCGAGCGCCAGCAGCGAATCTTCGCTCGTGCCGATCGGCCAAGGCTGCGCTTCATTCTTCACGAGGCAGTGCTGCGCGCGCGTGTTCCGGACCCGAACCTGATGCCCGAACAGCTTGCTCACCTGACGCGGTTGTCGCGGCAGAGGGGCATCGAGATCCGCGTGTGGACGTACGAGTCCGGGCTGCACCAGTGGATGTCTGGCGCCTTCACAGTGCTGCAGTCTGGCGACGGGAAGTATCCGCACGTGGTGTACACCGAGAACGCCGTTGAAGGGAGGTATTTGGATATTCCGAATCAGGTCGAAGAGTACGCCCGTCTTTTCGGTGTGATTCGTCGAAAAACCATCCCACTCAAGGAGTTCAAAGAATGA
- a CDS encoding DUF397 domain-containing protein, whose product MTAETPDPSLWIKSGRSAQNNNCVEMRRASNVEVRDTKQRGHGPTLQLDRGAFAAWVAGAKSGELDHLLSE is encoded by the coding sequence ATGACGGCAGAAACGCCGGACCCTTCCCTCTGGATCAAGTCGGGGCGGAGTGCGCAGAACAACAACTGCGTTGAGATGAGGCGCGCCTCGAACGTCGAGGTGCGCGACACCAAGCAGCGCGGGCACGGCCCGACGCTGCAGCTTGACCGTGGCGCGTTCGCGGCCTGGGTCGCCGGCGCGAAGTCCGGCGAGCTCGATCACCTGCTGAGCGAGTAG
- a CDS encoding MOSC N-terminal beta barrel domain-containing protein encodes MHDELVGRVAAILRYPVKSMAAEPLESADVSWNGLPGDRRWAFVRPDLERNGFPWLTLRQRNDLNAYRPRWVDPTRPDRSAVLVRTPTDAELEITSPELAQELGAQVMKLDRGAFDSMPLSLVSTRTVTEIGTLAGTPADVLRFRPNLVVEPIGDDAFPEDAWVGATLRVGGMTMRVDRRDKRCVVINIDPATGHRSPEVLKAVARHRDTCLGVYGSVVAPGPVTVGSPVFRAGS; translated from the coding sequence ATGCACGACGAACTGGTGGGACGGGTCGCGGCGATCCTCCGGTACCCGGTCAAGTCGATGGCGGCCGAGCCGCTGGAGTCGGCCGACGTCTCCTGGAACGGCCTGCCCGGCGACCGGCGGTGGGCCTTCGTACGGCCCGACCTGGAACGCAACGGCTTCCCCTGGCTGACCCTGCGTCAGCGCAACGACCTGAACGCCTACCGACCGCGCTGGGTGGATCCCACCCGCCCGGACCGGTCGGCCGTGCTGGTGCGCACCCCCACCGACGCCGAGTTGGAGATCACCTCCCCCGAGCTCGCCCAGGAGCTCGGCGCCCAGGTGATGAAGCTCGACCGGGGCGCGTTCGACAGCATGCCGCTGTCCCTGGTCTCGACCCGCACCGTCACGGAGATCGGTACCCTGGCCGGCACCCCGGCCGACGTGCTGCGCTTCCGTCCGAACCTCGTCGTCGAGCCGATCGGTGACGATGCGTTCCCCGAGGACGCCTGGGTCGGCGCCACCCTGCGTGTGGGCGGGATGACCATGCGGGTGGACCGCCGCGACAAGCGGTGCGTCGTCATCAACATCGACCCCGCCACGGGCCACCGCTCCCCCGAGGTCCTGAAGGCCGTCGCCCGGCACCGCGACACCTGCCTCGGCGTCTACGGCTCGGTCGTCGCCCCGGGCCCGGTGACCGTCGGCAGCCCGGTGTTCCGGGCCGGATCCTGA
- a CDS encoding fibronectin type III domain-containing protein: protein MNWGWRLPLQKRQGVGLAACVAVFALVLGTGLLGAQATGAVVRLQDGGAWLANVAQGSVTWVNGYAGQAGKTVPVGSLSSPFKVVQRPDGAYAVDEQGNATLIDGAQLKATDAPSPLSSGVDIVANSAATWLIDSKKNQVQRLDPDTLEPSGKAVAIKGVTQAVIDNEGYLWAAIPSEGVVVRIWDDESGRTEVGRPGENLTVAADEQGEHVVAVNTTAGSTFSLHGDDPARSFPALPAGSGTDGLQVDVDHDGSLLIGLDGRAVVVPADGEGRAVSLPSGTKVDQVDIVAGVGYVTDRDSGSLVRVDLGSAAGKTIPNVGDNDLTDVEAHGNLLYLNDSGGNQVKVVKPDGVIVPIEKYRPGQDPAPQSSPANTSRPTTPTDPQTAPTETEDTPAGQPTRTPRRNQGNPVTGKPSAGDETPQGDETPADEPEVEKSPTPSPTPTEAEPEAPGAPAIATLTADDAKAELEWSAAADRGSAITGYEILVDNAPVEQVGADQLTYTLTGLTNGTRYGVRVRALSEVGQGDLSRIKYVTPSADLPGAPQSVTAAPGDGQIVVTWGAAADGPRSTVQNYVVTVTVVGGGSTTTESNGLQSTVTELTNGTQYTVTVAARSTGGTGEAAAPADGQPGSAGTPAVPSGKPGTITFKAPVNGDKQVTVSWTAANAAGSPITGYEVSVDQGAAKTVTTTSYTATGLTNDVNHNVRVRAVNKNGAGDWVSGTVKPVTPRKAFYQCQSNQVSDIYMLNKTNNCNNAQASRWNTGVEVFKVPTAQQPGTVQWMRCQMVTARAIVRKQAKACTGDWTSNAGVAFWAWTSAHAGATQIVEYHYSNGGYYYAPVGKSAPSGFAKTGVNFWV, encoded by the coding sequence GTGAACTGGGGTTGGCGCCTGCCGTTGCAGAAACGGCAGGGAGTTGGACTTGCTGCGTGCGTCGCGGTTTTCGCGCTCGTACTGGGTACCGGGCTGCTCGGTGCCCAGGCGACCGGTGCGGTCGTGCGCCTGCAGGACGGTGGCGCCTGGCTGGCCAACGTCGCGCAGGGCTCGGTCACCTGGGTGAACGGGTATGCCGGGCAGGCCGGCAAGACGGTCCCGGTCGGGTCGCTGAGCTCGCCGTTCAAGGTCGTGCAGCGGCCGGACGGTGCCTATGCGGTGGATGAGCAGGGCAACGCCACGCTGATCGACGGGGCGCAGCTCAAGGCCACCGACGCGCCCAGCCCCCTGTCCAGCGGTGTCGACATCGTGGCCAACAGCGCCGCCACCTGGCTGATCGACTCGAAGAAGAACCAGGTCCAGCGCCTCGACCCCGACACCCTCGAGCCGTCGGGGAAGGCCGTCGCGATCAAGGGCGTGACCCAGGCCGTCATCGACAACGAGGGCTACCTCTGGGCCGCGATCCCCTCCGAGGGCGTCGTGGTGCGGATCTGGGACGACGAGAGCGGCCGCACCGAGGTGGGCCGCCCGGGCGAGAACCTGACCGTCGCCGCCGACGAGCAGGGTGAGCACGTCGTGGCTGTGAACACCACGGCCGGATCCACCTTCTCCCTGCACGGCGATGATCCCGCCCGCTCCTTCCCGGCGCTGCCCGCAGGCTCGGGCACCGACGGTCTTCAGGTGGACGTCGATCACGACGGGAGCCTCCTGATCGGCCTGGACGGGCGCGCCGTGGTGGTGCCGGCCGACGGGGAGGGCCGCGCCGTGAGCCTGCCCTCGGGCACGAAGGTCGACCAGGTCGACATCGTCGCGGGCGTCGGGTACGTCACCGACCGTGATTCCGGCAGCCTGGTGCGGGTCGACCTCGGCTCCGCCGCGGGCAAGACCATCCCGAACGTCGGCGACAACGACCTCACCGACGTCGAGGCTCACGGAAACCTGCTGTATCTGAACGACTCCGGTGGTAATCAGGTCAAGGTCGTGAAGCCCGACGGTGTGATCGTGCCGATCGAGAAGTACCGGCCCGGGCAGGACCCGGCGCCCCAGTCCTCTCCCGCGAACACCTCCAGGCCCACCACTCCGACCGATCCGCAGACGGCACCGACGGAGACCGAGGACACCCCGGCGGGTCAGCCCACGCGTACGCCCCGGCGGAACCAGGGCAACCCGGTGACGGGCAAGCCGTCCGCGGGTGACGAGACCCCGCAGGGTGACGAGACCCCGGCCGACGAACCCGAGGTCGAGAAGTCACCGACCCCGTCACCGACGCCGACCGAGGCCGAACCCGAGGCCCCCGGGGCGCCGGCCATCGCCACCCTCACGGCGGACGACGCCAAGGCCGAGCTCGAGTGGAGCGCCGCCGCCGACCGCGGCTCCGCGATCACCGGCTACGAGATCCTCGTCGACAACGCGCCCGTCGAGCAGGTCGGCGCCGACCAGCTGACCTACACGCTGACCGGGTTGACCAACGGCACGCGGTACGGCGTGCGGGTGCGGGCGCTGAGTGAGGTGGGGCAGGGCGATCTCTCCCGCATCAAGTACGTGACGCCCAGTGCCGACCTGCCCGGAGCGCCGCAGAGCGTGACGGCGGCACCGGGCGACGGTCAGATCGTCGTCACCTGGGGCGCCGCCGCGGACGGTCCGCGCAGCACCGTCCAGAACTACGTGGTCACCGTCACGGTGGTCGGCGGGGGCTCAACGACCACCGAGTCCAACGGCCTGCAGTCGACCGTGACCGAGCTGACCAACGGCACGCAGTACACGGTCACGGTGGCCGCCCGGTCGACGGGTGGCACCGGTGAGGCGGCAGCACCGGCCGACGGTCAGCCGGGTAGTGCGGGTACGCCGGCCGTGCCGTCGGGCAAGCCGGGCACCATCACGTTCAAGGCCCCGGTCAACGGCGACAAGCAGGTCACGGTCAGCTGGACCGCCGCGAACGCCGCCGGGAGCCCGATCACCGGGTACGAGGTGAGCGTCGACCAGGGCGCGGCGAAGACCGTGACCACCACCAGCTACACGGCTACTGGACTGACCAACGACGTCAACCACAACGTCCGGGTGCGGGCCGTGAACAAGAACGGTGCCGGGGACTGGGTCTCGGGAACGGTGAAGCCGGTGACGCCGCGCAAGGCGTTCTACCAGTGCCAGTCGAACCAGGTCTCTGACATCTACATGCTCAACAAGACCAACAACTGCAACAATGCCCAGGCTTCCCGGTGGAACACCGGGGTCGAGGTGTTCAAGGTGCCAACGGCGCAGCAGCCCGGCACCGTGCAGTGGATGCGCTGCCAGATGGTCACGGCCCGGGCTATCGTCCGCAAGCAGGCCAAGGCCTGCACGGGCGATTGGACGAGCAACGCCGGAGTGGCCTTCTGGGCCTGGACTTCCGCGCACGCCGGGGCCACTCAGATCGTCGAGTACCACTACTCCAACGGTGGCTACTACTACGCGCCCGTCGGCAAGTCCGCACCGTCCGGTTTCGCCAAGACCGGCGTGAACTTCTGGGTCTGA
- a CDS encoding MoxR family ATPase: protein MSELAEIAGKIRSSVERALQGKPEQVRLAVIALLSEGHLLVEDVPGVGKTTLARAMAATVEGRWQRVQFTPDLLPSDVTGITVYHQQAQKFEFRPGPVFANIVLADEINRASPKTQSALLEVMEERHVTVDGRQYPVPRPFVVVATQNPVEMDGTFRLPEAQLDRFMMRISIGYPQAETESQMLRHEANGPTVESIRPVVTLETVQQMIQHITRLHVADEVRDYIVAVTGATRSLPEARIGASPRASLALLRASRTSAAVDGRDFVTADDVKTMASAVLSHRLILTPQAEMAGVTQADLVDRVISGLPTPTSRAAGAGSRRW, encoded by the coding sequence ATGTCTGAACTTGCCGAGATCGCGGGAAAGATCCGGTCCAGCGTGGAGCGGGCCCTGCAGGGCAAGCCGGAGCAGGTGCGGCTGGCCGTGATCGCCCTGCTCAGCGAGGGGCACCTGCTGGTCGAGGACGTGCCCGGCGTCGGCAAGACCACGCTCGCCCGGGCGATGGCCGCGACCGTCGAAGGTCGCTGGCAGCGGGTGCAGTTCACCCCCGACCTGCTGCCCTCCGACGTCACCGGTATCACCGTGTACCACCAGCAGGCGCAGAAGTTCGAGTTCCGCCCGGGCCCGGTCTTCGCGAATATCGTGCTCGCCGACGAGATCAACCGGGCCTCCCCGAAGACCCAGTCCGCCCTGCTCGAGGTGATGGAGGAGCGGCACGTCACGGTCGACGGTCGGCAGTACCCGGTGCCCCGTCCGTTCGTGGTGGTCGCCACCCAGAACCCGGTCGAGATGGACGGCACGTTCCGCCTGCCCGAGGCCCAGCTCGACCGCTTCATGATGCGGATCAGCATCGGCTACCCGCAGGCGGAGACCGAGTCGCAGATGCTGCGGCACGAGGCGAACGGCCCGACGGTCGAGTCGATCCGCCCCGTCGTCACCCTCGAGACCGTGCAGCAGATGATCCAGCACATCACCCGGCTGCACGTCGCCGACGAGGTGCGCGACTACATCGTCGCCGTCACCGGGGCCACCCGGTCGCTGCCGGAGGCCCGGATCGGGGCGAGCCCGCGCGCCAGCCTCGCCCTGCTGCGGGCGTCCCGTACCTCGGCCGCCGTCGACGGGCGTGACTTCGTCACCGCCGACGACGTGAAGACCATGGCATCCGCTGTGCTTTCGCACCGGCTGATCCTCACCCCGCAGGCCGAGATGGCCGGCGTCACCCAGGCCGACCTCGTTGACCGGGTGATCAGCGGCCTGCCCACGCCGACCTCGCGGGCGGCAGGAGCGGGCAGCCGCCGGTGGTGA